One window of Cohnella hashimotonis genomic DNA carries:
- a CDS encoding N-acetylglucosamine kinase produces MRYIASLDGGGTKLSCLIADERGKLAGRATAGSTNSQFDTVDEIRSAIRSGLTRALESAGIAASDLSAIYTAMPVLQAEIVERALDTLAGGNTAVHISDEFTLSLFGAIQERYGSLALAGTGSFAGVRNQDGFSAVGGWGAMIGDEGSGTYIGQQALAACSLMADGRGPSTVLLERILRLWNAPRLLDVMIMLYAAKLNAQRKLVASLCPLVGQCAAEGDQVAARILEDAAGQLADQMVHLIGKTSAQDLPLTVSGGVWKSSPLLFRSFGRRVKERYPDIALIPPKFDPVVGGILLGLEALGMDVRQLADASYDDFAFPILPLD; encoded by the coding sequence ATGAGATATATCGCGTCTTTGGATGGGGGCGGCACCAAGCTGAGCTGCCTGATCGCCGACGAACGAGGGAAGCTTGCGGGGCGGGCGACCGCGGGATCGACGAACTCGCAGTTCGATACCGTCGACGAGATCCGGTCGGCCATCCGCTCGGGGCTGACCCGCGCGCTGGAGTCCGCGGGCATCGCAGCTTCGGACCTCTCGGCAATTTATACCGCGATGCCCGTTCTTCAGGCAGAGATCGTCGAACGAGCGCTGGACACCCTTGCCGGCGGGAATACGGCCGTTCATATCTCGGACGAATTCACGCTGTCCCTGTTCGGCGCTATTCAGGAGCGGTACGGGAGCCTCGCGCTGGCGGGCACCGGATCGTTTGCCGGCGTGCGCAATCAGGACGGCTTTTCGGCTGTCGGCGGTTGGGGCGCCATGATCGGAGACGAAGGCTCGGGGACGTATATCGGCCAGCAGGCGTTGGCAGCTTGTTCGCTCATGGCGGACGGGCGCGGACCGTCCACGGTGTTACTGGAGCGAATTTTGCGCCTGTGGAATGCGCCCCGCCTGCTGGACGTCATGATTATGCTCTATGCGGCGAAGCTGAACGCGCAGCGCAAGCTCGTCGCCTCTCTCTGCCCGCTCGTCGGACAGTGCGCCGCCGAGGGCGACCAAGTGGCCGCTCGGATTCTGGAGGATGCTGCCGGACAACTTGCCGACCAGATGGTGCACTTGATCGGGAAGACAAGCGCGCAAGACTTGCCGCTAACGGTATCGGGCGGAGTCTGGAAGTCCAGTCCGCTGCTGTTCCGCTCGTTCGGCCGGCGCGTCAAGGAACGCTACCCGGACATCGCCCTGATCCCGCCCAAGTTCGACCCCGTCGTCGGTGGCATCTTGCTCGGGCTGGAGGCGCTTGGCATGGATGTCCGGCAGTTGGCGGATGCTTCGTATGACGACTTCGCATTTCCCATTCTGCCATTGGATTAA
- a CDS encoding SAM-dependent methyltransferase, whose translation MAAAYTAGLWVGIIAAGAALLAVFSIVWHSWRNGISPMPASGPARRAVAAELLRLGPRGTAVEAGSGWGTLALHAARRCPGWRLIGIENSPLPFAVSRLLARGRPGVRFMRGDLFAYPYEDADAVICYLYPGAMNRLAPLLRRHLAPGACVVSVCFALPGWTPVRTVVCADLYRTPVYVYVR comes from the coding sequence GTGGCAGCGGCGTATACGGCCGGCTTGTGGGTCGGCATAATAGCGGCGGGAGCGGCGCTGCTGGCCGTGTTCTCCATCGTCTGGCACAGCTGGCGCAACGGCATCTCGCCGATGCCGGCGTCCGGCCCCGCCCGCCGTGCGGTAGCGGCGGAGCTGCTGCGGCTCGGTCCGCGCGGCACGGCGGTAGAGGCCGGCTCGGGTTGGGGCACCCTGGCGCTGCATGCGGCGCGGCGCTGTCCCGGCTGGCGGCTGATCGGCATCGAGAACTCGCCGCTGCCGTTTGCGGTGTCGCGGCTGCTGGCGAGGGGGCGGCCGGGAGTGCGGTTCATGCGCGGCGACTTGTTCGCGTACCCCTACGAGGACGCCGACGCGGTGATCTGCTACCTCTATCCAGGCGCGATGAATCGCCTTGCGCCGCTGCTCCGGCGGCATCTGGCGCCCGGCGCCTGCGTCGTCAGCGTCTGCTTCGCGCTGCCGGGCTGGACGCCGGTGCGGACGGTCGTCTGCGCCGATCTGTACCGGACGCCGGTCTATGTCTATGTCCGCTAG
- a CDS encoding helix-turn-helix domain-containing protein — MTFGEKLVSLRKEKGLSQEALAEQLGTTRQAVSKWENGQGYPETEKLLMIGNVFEVSMDFLLKDAVEPRSEREAGYYVSKEMAEGYFVYSRKYARSLSFGIFFLALAFVPYYLFDRDVAYYLLPTVIIGTIGIGFLASTALFEEVSYKILKQEPLLIDQPFLQEIRQRYAHLKQKNRLFILSGIAVFTAGCLPVVLVRKEIVAFENLMSYYPLFFVLIAVGLFIMIRHFTLLEAYRLLANNDVYTRRFGFKLRRKMLKKFDDL; from the coding sequence GTGACATTCGGCGAAAAGCTGGTGAGTCTGCGCAAAGAAAAAGGGTTGTCGCAAGAAGCGCTGGCCGAACAGTTAGGAACGACCAGGCAAGCGGTAAGCAAGTGGGAGAACGGTCAAGGATATCCGGAGACAGAGAAGCTGCTCATGATCGGCAACGTCTTTGAAGTATCGATGGATTTTCTGTTGAAAGATGCCGTAGAACCGCGCTCGGAGCGAGAGGCGGGCTATTACGTCAGCAAAGAAATGGCCGAGGGATACTTCGTATATTCCCGCAAGTATGCCCGCTCCCTCTCCTTCGGCATCTTCTTTTTGGCGCTGGCCTTTGTGCCGTACTACTTGTTCGATCGGGACGTGGCTTATTACTTGCTTCCGACGGTTATTATAGGTACGATCGGCATCGGATTTTTGGCTTCCACCGCGCTTTTTGAAGAAGTGTCGTACAAGATCTTAAAGCAGGAACCGCTCCTGATCGATCAGCCGTTCCTGCAGGAAATTCGACAGCGCTACGCACACTTGAAGCAAAAAAACAGACTGTTCATTCTATCCGGCATAGCCGTCTTCACGGCCGGATGCTTACCCGTCGTACTCGTTCGCAAGGAAATTGTGGCTTTTGAAAATTTAATGTCTTACTATCCGCTGTTTTTTGTGCTGATCGCAGTCGGTCTATTCATCATGATCCGGCACTTCACGCTGTTAGAAGCCTATCGTCTGCTCGCAAACAACGACGTGTACACGCGCAGGTTCGGCTTCAAGCTGCGTCGCAAGATGCTCAAGAAGTTCGACGACCTGTAG
- a CDS encoding Gfo/Idh/MocA family protein: MNIGVIGYGLRARHMVQVMLKEDPSCRLVAVVDPRREERDQDAGFRYYATVEDMLRDAHVDGIVIGTRCSLHVEMALKVLPTGIPLFLEKPVATTLSDLLRLKAAHEASDCPVVVSFPLRVTTIVNTVKEIVDSGKIGTVEHVQAINNVPYGGVYFHSWYRDPSLTGGLFLQKATHDFDYINAVLGASPVEVSAMTSKQVFRGDKPAGLKCVDCEENRTCPESTAFLPQADAWPHCCFAEDTGNEDSASALLRYPSGMHASYSQNFFARRGAGARGARFLGYKGTVEFDFTTGRIKVFMHHTPRVETYEFENDDGHFGGDNVLARNFIGMMAGKERPMSTLEDGLLSALSCLKATESAATGQFRAIGWDRL; this comes from the coding sequence ATGAATATCGGCGTCATCGGCTACGGGCTCAGAGCCCGGCATATGGTGCAGGTCATGCTGAAGGAGGATCCCTCGTGCCGTCTCGTCGCGGTTGTCGATCCGAGGCGCGAAGAACGCGACCAGGACGCCGGCTTCCGGTATTACGCAACGGTCGAAGATATGCTCCGGGATGCGCACGTCGACGGTATCGTCATTGGCACTCGCTGCTCGCTGCACGTGGAAATGGCGCTTAAAGTGCTGCCGACAGGCATCCCGCTGTTTCTGGAAAAACCGGTTGCGACAACGCTATCCGATCTGCTGCGCCTGAAGGCCGCCCACGAAGCATCGGACTGTCCGGTCGTCGTGTCGTTCCCGCTGCGCGTGACGACCATCGTCAACACCGTGAAGGAAATCGTGGATTCCGGCAAGATCGGCACCGTAGAGCATGTGCAGGCCATTAACAATGTCCCGTACGGCGGCGTCTATTTTCATTCCTGGTACCGCGATCCTTCGCTGACGGGCGGTCTGTTTCTGCAAAAAGCCACGCACGATTTCGATTATATCAATGCCGTGCTGGGCGCGTCGCCGGTCGAAGTGAGCGCGATGACGTCCAAGCAGGTATTCAGGGGAGACAAGCCCGCCGGCTTGAAATGCGTCGATTGCGAAGAAAACCGGACTTGCCCGGAAAGCACGGCGTTTCTGCCCCAAGCGGATGCCTGGCCGCATTGCTGCTTTGCGGAGGATACCGGCAACGAAGACTCGGCGAGCGCGCTGCTGCGCTATCCCTCGGGCATGCATGCCTCCTATTCGCAAAACTTTTTTGCGCGCCGCGGGGCCGGCGCCCGGGGTGCGCGGTTTTTGGGCTACAAAGGAACGGTTGAGTTTGACTTTACGACCGGCAGGATTAAGGTATTCATGCATCATACGCCCCGCGTGGAGACTTACGAGTTCGAAAACGACGACGGCCACTTCGGCGGCGACAACGTGCTGGCCCGCAACTTTATCGGCATGATGGCCGGCAAGGAGCGGCCGATGTCGACGCTCGAAGACGGCCTGCTCAGCGCGCTGTCCTGTCTCAAGGCGACGGAGTCGGCCGCCACCGGGCAGTTCCGCGCCATCGGCTGGGACCGGCTATGA
- a CDS encoding immunity 22 family protein, translating to MPSMHVWVGYFESEEEFEKFVDQEKYLEAWAIYDNEPPTGGEEDAEPSPALRCEFCKEVELDTYDEDYIELQYYGKSVDADRIVDAIVADREELGRLWNRHRLDRVNALIAYEDKDLSTESASKSIRTTYLGKVNRNTPNHEIGGAVVHYLWVGESETLSIHSSEAVRKEIKKLNIDEDAIVNIHFYYSNKKEKLDEMIIMQVEDFNVAESMILKVDELQVSPTANAILDLIVYEPFKIDGSAIGSALGMAYIGKFDAE from the coding sequence ATGCCTAGCATGCACGTTTGGGTAGGATATTTTGAATCTGAAGAAGAGTTTGAGAAATTTGTAGACCAGGAAAAATATTTAGAAGCTTGGGCCATCTATGATAATGAACCGCCAACAGGCGGAGAAGAAGATGCAGAACCGAGTCCTGCGCTAAGATGTGAATTTTGCAAGGAAGTTGAGCTGGACACCTATGACGAAGACTACATAGAGTTACAATATTACGGAAAATCAGTGGATGCAGATCGCATTGTCGATGCGATTGTTGCCGACAGAGAAGAGCTCGGGAGGTTGTGGAATCGGCATCGGTTGGATCGGGTGAATGCGCTGATCGCCTACGAAGACAAGGATTTAAGCACGGAGAGCGCGTCAAAATCCATACGCACAACATACTTGGGCAAGGTGAACAGAAATACCCCGAATCATGAAATTGGCGGTGCTGTCGTTCATTATTTATGGGTTGGAGAAAGCGAGACGCTATCGATACATTCATCTGAAGCGGTAAGAAAAGAAATTAAGAAATTGAACATCGATGAAGATGCAATCGTAAATATTCATTTTTACTATAGCAATAAAAAGGAAAAACTGGACGAAATGATAATTATGCAAGTGGAAGATTTTAATGTTGCGGAAAGTATGATTTTAAAAGTCGACGAACTGCAAGTATCCCCCACGGCAAACGCTATTCTCGATTTGATCGTATATGAACCATTTAAAATAGACGGTTCGGCAATCGGTTCTGCTTTAGGGATGGCGTATATCGGAAAATTCGATGCTGAATGA
- a CDS encoding small multi-drug export protein, with translation MTKDMLKFVVEHLKDWDPLLQYAGILLVAGIPFAEAMLATMAGTVLELPVVWILLLGFVGNLLSVLTIVAPFHALFRWLRNRPNKKSGFVHRRSERAREIFDKYGVPGLALISPLIASGHIAAFTSLAAGTGKRKVIVWHIVSIAVYSVVGLAVGLFLKTKLIE, from the coding sequence ATGACGAAGGATATGTTAAAATTCGTGGTAGAACATCTAAAGGACTGGGACCCCCTGCTTCAGTATGCGGGGATATTGCTGGTCGCCGGCATCCCGTTTGCCGAAGCGATGCTGGCCACCATGGCCGGAACCGTACTCGAGCTGCCGGTTGTTTGGATACTCCTGCTTGGATTCGTCGGCAATTTACTGTCCGTGCTGACGATCGTCGCGCCTTTCCATGCTTTATTCCGCTGGTTGAGGAATCGTCCGAACAAAAAATCGGGATTCGTTCACCGTCGTTCCGAGCGGGCGCGCGAAATCTTCGATAAGTATGGCGTGCCGGGACTCGCTCTGATCTCGCCGTTGATCGCTTCGGGGCATATCGCCGCCTTCACGTCTTTGGCTGCCGGTACGGGAAAACGAAAGGTGATTGTGTGGCATATCGTCAGCATCGCCGTTTACAGCGTGGTCGGTTTGGCCGTCGGCCTTTTCCTGAAAACGAAATTGATCGAATAG
- a CDS encoding sensor histidine kinase — translation MRRWNRLSLRSRLTLFAILYLAAMLIAYTALESFFSATGIVSELQGRIISLLVALAGMILSAQWLASIILKPVKRMSETAAGITATTLDKRLEIDQLHDELKKLGIAFNTMLDGLERAFDQQARFVSAAAHELRTPLSILRTNLEVSGDNDGIDPSDWQDYRATTERTLSRLESLTENLLLLADGSYDRTEREHQVVELADILTDAVSFMEPMAVEYGVKLQLVEPCSASVRGDESFLFLVFRNLLDNAIRYNRPNGSVTLHVAHEDGRVAVRVADTGKGISLSNRELVFERFYRVDASRARRHGGAGLGLSIVRHLLGFFEGTVELEKSSEEGSVFKVLLVRG, via the coding sequence ATGAGACGTTGGAACCGTCTATCCCTGCGCTCCAGATTGACGCTGTTCGCCATTCTTTATCTGGCGGCCATGCTGATCGCCTATACGGCCTTGGAGTCTTTTTTCTCGGCTACCGGGATCGTGTCGGAGCTGCAGGGGCGGATCATCAGCCTACTCGTCGCGCTCGCGGGCATGATTCTCAGCGCGCAATGGCTCGCATCGATTATTCTTAAGCCTGTGAAACGGATGAGCGAGACCGCTGCAGGCATCACCGCAACCACGCTCGACAAACGATTGGAGATCGACCAGCTTCACGACGAATTGAAGAAGCTCGGCATCGCGTTTAATACGATGCTGGACGGGCTGGAGCGCGCCTTCGATCAGCAGGCCCGCTTCGTATCCGCGGCCGCGCACGAATTAAGAACGCCGCTGTCCATCCTGCGCACCAATCTGGAAGTGTCCGGAGACAACGATGGCATCGATCCGAGCGATTGGCAGGATTACAGGGCGACCACGGAGCGGACGCTGTCGCGGCTGGAGTCGCTGACGGAGAATTTGCTGCTGCTGGCCGACGGATCGTACGATCGTACGGAGCGCGAGCACCAGGTGGTGGAGCTTGCCGACATCCTTACGGATGCAGTCTCGTTTATGGAACCGATGGCAGTCGAATACGGCGTGAAGCTCCAACTGGTAGAGCCCTGCTCTGCGTCGGTTAGGGGGGACGAAAGCTTCTTGTTCCTGGTGTTTCGAAACCTGCTGGACAACGCCATCCGCTACAATCGGCCGAACGGGAGCGTTACGCTGCATGTTGCGCATGAAGATGGGCGCGTTGCGGTTCGGGTGGCGGACACGGGGAAAGGAATATCCCTTTCGAACAGGGAGTTGGTTTTCGAGCGGTTTTATCGCGTCGACGCTTCGCGAGCGCGCAGGCATGGCGGGGCCGGCCTGGGCCTGTCGATCGTCCGCCATTTGCTTGGCTTTTTTGAGGGAACCGTTGAATTGGAGAAGAGCTCGGAAGAAGGAAGTGTGTTTAAGGTATTGTTGGTGCGGGGTTAG
- a CDS encoding response regulator transcription factor, whose translation MRILIVEDEEDLSRALAKGLKREGYAVDCALDGLTGWELADTNEYDVILLDINLPELDGISLCQRIRRSSHHHDVCILMLTARSHPDEVEEGLDSGADDYLRKPFVFNELLARIRALLRRRSSVKSTVLRFDRLTLDSKTKEVWFENELLPLTKKEFGLLEYLMLHPGEVISSERLLEHVWDIHADPFSSTVRVHINSLRKKLSLHDPAAGETYIQTVQGHGYRWAPRAAGEKEATT comes from the coding sequence ATGCGAATTCTCATCGTTGAAGACGAGGAGGACCTCTCGCGTGCTTTAGCCAAAGGTTTGAAACGGGAAGGTTATGCCGTGGACTGCGCGCTTGACGGACTGACCGGGTGGGAGCTGGCGGACACCAACGAATACGACGTGATTCTTCTCGATATCAATCTGCCGGAACTGGACGGCATCTCGCTATGCCAACGCATTCGCCGGTCCTCGCACCATCACGACGTATGTATCCTCATGCTGACCGCGCGCAGCCATCCGGACGAAGTGGAAGAAGGACTCGATTCAGGGGCGGACGACTATCTCCGCAAACCCTTTGTTTTCAATGAATTGCTTGCCCGTATCCGGGCGCTCCTGCGGCGGCGTTCGTCCGTGAAAAGCACGGTTCTGCGCTTCGACCGGCTCACCCTGGATTCGAAAACCAAAGAAGTATGGTTCGAGAATGAGCTACTTCCGTTGACGAAAAAAGAATTCGGCTTGCTCGAATATTTGATGCTCCATCCCGGCGAGGTCATCTCGTCCGAGCGGCTGCTCGAGCATGTGTGGGACATCCACGCGGATCCGTTTTCCTCTACGGTCCGGGTTCATATCAATTCCTTGCGCAAGAAGCTCTCGCTCCATGATCCGGCGGCGGGCGAAACCTATATTCAGACCGTTCAAGGTCATGGATATCGATGGGCGCCGCGCGCAGCCGGAGAGAAAGAGGCCACGACATGA
- a CDS encoding cytochrome c biogenesis CcdA family protein, with protein sequence MEDLYHFSITGGISVSTYILVFIVGIVSAVLACYLPVLAMFAGYVQRGAADNKRRALLIAINFILGMVVTSLAVGLIIALLGQQFLPFVEKYRLLTWVPPIFDILAGLQLLGVISFAMPTFQKSLNRPERSQGPAAAFKLGIPYGLVISPCAIPIFFALIGYIALQGSPLHGALLMTAYSLGKGVILAAVAVFSISILRRLAKWGGPVKKVAGYVSIALGILFLAIGFMK encoded by the coding sequence ATGGAAGATTTATATCATTTTTCGATTACGGGCGGCATTTCCGTCTCGACCTACATCCTTGTGTTTATCGTCGGCATCGTAAGCGCGGTATTGGCCTGCTATTTGCCTGTGCTGGCGATGTTCGCGGGTTACGTTCAGCGAGGCGCTGCCGATAATAAAAGAAGGGCCTTGTTGATCGCGATCAACTTTATTCTGGGCATGGTTGTCACTTCGCTGGCGGTCGGCTTGATCATCGCGCTGCTTGGCCAACAGTTCCTGCCCTTTGTTGAAAAATATCGTTTGCTGACCTGGGTGCCGCCTATCTTTGATATTTTGGCCGGACTGCAGCTGCTTGGCGTCATTTCGTTCGCCATGCCGACATTCCAAAAGTCGTTGAACCGGCCGGAACGTTCGCAAGGCCCCGCGGCCGCATTCAAGCTGGGCATTCCGTACGGACTCGTCATTTCGCCCTGCGCGATCCCGATCTTTTTTGCGCTGATCGGCTATATTGCGCTCCAGGGAAGTCCGCTGCACGGCGCGCTGCTCATGACGGCCTATTCGCTGGGGAAAGGCGTGATTCTCGCGGCTGTCGCAGTCTTCTCCATCTCCATTCTGCGCAGATTGGCAAAATGGGGCGGTCCCGTCAAAAAAGTTGCCGGCTATGTTTCGATCGCGCTTGGCATCCTTTTCCTCGCGATTGGATTTATGAAATAA
- a CDS encoding peroxiredoxin-like family protein — protein MSLNQTLEEMKQQFVAHSPMEVQAAMFRSIREQQESGTQYGLQEGQKAKDFTLKNAKGIPVHLYDELAKGPVVLTFYRGGWCPYCNAQLRAYQKVLPEIHALGARLIAVSPQSPDNTLSHQEKEDLQFEVLSDTNGLVAAFYHILYDVPSYLQELMSNQFKMDLAEYNATDRWILPIPSTFMIDESGIVRSAYVNPDFMKRLAPEDILDELRKL, from the coding sequence ATGTCCTTAAATCAAACGCTGGAAGAAATGAAGCAGCAATTTGTCGCGCATTCGCCCATGGAGGTCCAGGCCGCGATGTTCCGTTCGATCCGGGAACAGCAGGAGTCGGGCACTCAATATGGCTTGCAGGAAGGGCAGAAGGCAAAGGATTTTACGCTGAAAAACGCGAAGGGTATCCCCGTCCACTTATACGACGAGCTAGCTAAGGGACCTGTCGTGCTCACCTTCTATCGCGGCGGCTGGTGTCCGTACTGCAACGCGCAGCTTCGCGCTTACCAGAAGGTGCTCCCGGAGATTCACGCGCTGGGCGCCAGACTCATCGCCGTCAGCCCGCAAAGCCCGGACAACACGCTGTCCCATCAAGAGAAGGAAGATCTGCAGTTCGAGGTGCTCAGCGATACGAACGGTCTGGTCGCCGCCTTCTACCATATTTTATACGACGTGCCGTCATACCTTCAGGAGCTGATGTCGAACCAGTTCAAGATGGATCTGGCCGAGTACAACGCGACCGACCGATGGATTCTGCCCATTCCGTCCACCTTCATGATCGACGAATCCGGCATCGTCCGGTCCGCGTACGTCAACCCGGATTTTATGAAGCGCTTGGCGCCGGAGGATATTCTGGACGAGCTAAGGAAGCTGTAA
- a CDS encoding AraC family transcriptional regulator, whose protein sequence is MAIAEEGVRRYQRTQLRQLITVNRLITLYYLELGKNFRFGGEKHDFWELLYLDRGEIVAGADGVKHTLRQGEIIFHKPNEFHEFRAVEGLALNAIVITFDCGSAAMKLFENKVLRLGETERELLAQIIGEARHTFCFPFTYPLKRLERPKTGSEQLLRGYLEIFLIRLLRVMEENRASPAVLRPATLENGDERLYRDIVAFIRANLHDKLAVATICGAFFIGRARLQGVFRRLAGVPVMEYVTRMRMERAKAMIREESYNMSEIAVKLGYASLHYFSRAFKKEVGMSPSEYARTVQARMSGGDEAW, encoded by the coding sequence TTGGCGATTGCAGAGGAAGGCGTCCGTCGTTATCAACGCACGCAGCTGAGGCAGCTGATCACCGTAAATCGGCTGATTACGCTGTACTATCTGGAGCTCGGGAAAAACTTCCGGTTCGGCGGAGAGAAGCACGACTTTTGGGAGCTGCTGTATCTGGATCGGGGAGAGATCGTAGCCGGCGCAGACGGGGTCAAGCATACGCTGCGGCAGGGCGAGATCATTTTCCACAAGCCCAACGAGTTCCACGAGTTCCGTGCGGTCGAAGGCTTGGCGCTTAATGCGATCGTCATCACCTTCGATTGCGGTTCCGCGGCGATGAAGCTGTTTGAAAACAAGGTGCTCCGGCTCGGAGAAACGGAACGGGAGCTGCTCGCGCAGATCATCGGCGAAGCGCGGCATACGTTTTGCTTCCCGTTTACTTATCCGCTGAAGCGGCTGGAACGCCCCAAGACGGGCAGCGAGCAGCTGCTGCGCGGTTATCTGGAAATCTTTCTGATCCGCCTGCTGCGGGTGATGGAGGAGAATCGAGCGTCACCCGCCGTCCTGCGCCCGGCGACGCTCGAGAACGGCGACGAGCGGCTGTACCGCGACATCGTTGCCTTCATCCGGGCCAATCTGCATGACAAGCTCGCCGTTGCAACGATTTGCGGCGCGTTTTTCATCGGGAGGGCCCGGCTCCAGGGGGTCTTTCGCAGGCTTGCGGGCGTTCCCGTTATGGAGTACGTGACACGGATGCGGATGGAACGGGCCAAGGCGATGATCCGGGAAGAATCGTACAATATGTCCGAAATTGCGGTTAAGCTGGGCTATGCGAGCCTTCATTATTTCTCTCGGGCGTTCAAGAAGGAAGTCGGCATGAGTCCGTCCGAATACGCCCGCACGGTACAGGCGAGAATGTCCGGAGGGGATGAAGCGTGGTAG
- a CDS encoding copper amine oxidase N-terminal domain-containing protein yields the protein MKKNPFILLFALTAMLFAIVPLPSAHADSPVTSTNFYVAYKDEPIVQKALQAGGMTAELAAYLADESSPLALRAAVINAIGWDTEPTHRAEAYAQQAYGKSLAAIKQSELRGDERFVIGYLLAMDDYLDTREAEQWLEDARRQLPDSFTAALIHAIVQAQEEMKDAGWPQVWKAVADVAFDPDLKMDMRPEAAKIIIDYMVLYSDKKVINPFAEESRLTLRIGDRDFKLNGETFEIDPGYGTAPALIDGSAYLPVRFLTEAVGGDIRWEASTHTVRVETAHVSMKLTIGEKTAVVNGEEKQLLGAPYLSNGRTMLPFRFLGEALGFDVSWDATTREIGLTLSSQWHK from the coding sequence ATGAAGAAAAATCCGTTCATCCTTTTATTCGCTTTGACGGCGATGCTGTTCGCGATAGTGCCTCTTCCGTCTGCACATGCCGATTCGCCCGTCACCTCCACCAATTTTTACGTCGCGTATAAAGACGAACCGATCGTCCAGAAGGCCCTTCAAGCGGGCGGCATGACGGCCGAACTGGCGGCCTACCTAGCCGACGAATCTTCGCCGCTTGCGCTGCGCGCCGCCGTCATTAATGCCATAGGCTGGGACACCGAGCCGACCCATCGCGCGGAAGCCTATGCACAGCAGGCGTACGGCAAGTCGCTTGCAGCGATCAAGCAGTCCGAGCTGCGCGGCGACGAACGCTTTGTCATCGGCTACTTGCTGGCGATGGACGATTATCTGGATACGCGCGAGGCGGAGCAATGGCTCGAGGACGCACGCCGGCAGCTGCCGGACAGCTTCACCGCTGCGTTGATTCATGCCATCGTCCAAGCGCAGGAGGAGATGAAGGACGCCGGTTGGCCGCAAGTGTGGAAAGCCGTCGCAGACGTGGCCTTCGATCCGGACTTGAAGATGGATATGCGGCCTGAAGCCGCCAAAATCATTATCGATTATATGGTATTGTACAGCGACAAAAAGGTAATCAACCCCTTTGCCGAAGAAAGTCGCCTTACGCTTCGAATCGGGGATCGCGACTTCAAGCTGAACGGCGAGACGTTCGAGATCGATCCCGGCTACGGCACGGCGCCAGCCTTGATCGATGGCAGCGCCTACCTGCCGGTTCGTTTCTTGACGGAGGCTGTCGGCGGAGACATTCGCTGGGAAGCGTCCACGCACACCGTGCGTGTAGAGACCGCCCATGTATCGATGAAGCTGACCATCGGCGAAAAGACAGCTGTGGTAAATGGTGAGGAAAAGCAGCTGCTTGGCGCTCCATACCTCTCAAACGGGCGCACCATGCTGCCGTTCCGCTTCCTCGGAGAAGCGCTCGGCTTTGACGTCTCATGGGACGCAACAACGCGCGAGATCGGTCTGACGTTGAGCTCGCAGTGGCATAAATAA
- a CDS encoding thioredoxin family protein, with product MLIEVVSAGPGCSVCQKALSLVKQVAAEFSQIEVRELHVVDAFERLQQLNIFSAGAILINGKTEFGTLPKLSELRERVYAWLDYEEER from the coding sequence TTGTTAATCGAAGTGGTGTCGGCCGGACCAGGATGTTCTGTTTGTCAAAAGGCACTCAGTCTCGTTAAGCAGGTGGCGGCGGAATTTTCGCAAATCGAGGTTCGGGAGCTGCATGTGGTCGATGCGTTCGAGCGGCTTCAGCAACTGAACATTTTCAGCGCCGGAGCGATTCTCATCAATGGGAAAACGGAATTCGGCACTTTGCCCAAATTGTCCGAGCTTCGCGAACGCGTGTATGCATGGCTCGATTATGAAGAGGAACGCTAG